In one Echinicola marina genomic region, the following are encoded:
- a CDS encoding efflux RND transporter periplasmic adaptor subunit, with protein sequence MRKISRYIVAGICLLTGAFLMAACGNADKVGLEEEGAELGLQSNELLLTEAQLKANDFEISGFVEKPFYQTVKANGMLDVPPENKVVVSAYFGGFVKELKLLPGQKVQKGQVLFSLENPEFIALQQEYLETKSQIAYLKADFERQIELVKTKVSSEKKYLKAEADYLLMKSRYEALAKRMALMGLNAEQLEGSSITSTINIKAPISGYITSISTEKGKYLNSSDVALTIIDNDHLHLELNVFEKDAWKIKEGQAVGFSLQDNPGQLYTGKVHLVGKAVSEEDRSIAVHVHLDDEEAYRNFVPGMYAEAKVQIDAIDEKALPETAIVQKGEKYFVLLQMAESNGETKFMEKLVIPGQKEAGYIAVKNAGDFKEGSVFLTKGAFNLIKE encoded by the coding sequence ATGAGAAAAATTTCAAGATATATTGTTGCTGGGATTTGCCTATTAACGGGGGCTTTTTTAATGGCAGCTTGCGGCAATGCCGATAAAGTAGGGCTAGAAGAAGAAGGAGCGGAATTAGGATTGCAATCCAATGAATTATTATTGACAGAAGCACAGCTGAAGGCCAATGATTTTGAGATTTCAGGATTCGTTGAGAAACCGTTTTATCAAACCGTGAAGGCCAATGGAATGTTGGATGTTCCACCAGAAAATAAGGTAGTTGTCAGTGCTTATTTTGGTGGCTTTGTGAAGGAACTGAAACTCTTGCCCGGCCAAAAAGTACAGAAAGGTCAAGTGTTGTTTAGTCTCGAAAATCCTGAATTTATTGCTTTACAGCAAGAGTACCTGGAAACAAAAAGTCAAATAGCTTATTTAAAGGCTGATTTTGAGCGCCAAATAGAGCTGGTAAAAACAAAGGTGAGCTCCGAAAAGAAATACCTTAAAGCAGAAGCAGACTATTTGCTGATGAAATCCCGATATGAGGCATTGGCTAAGCGCATGGCACTTATGGGGCTAAATGCAGAGCAGTTAGAGGGAAGCAGTATTACTTCCACGATCAATATAAAAGCTCCCATTTCAGGATATATCACTTCCATTTCAACAGAGAAAGGAAAATACTTGAATTCGTCTGATGTGGCATTGACCATCATTGATAATGATCATCTCCATTTAGAATTAAATGTGTTTGAAAAGGATGCTTGGAAGATCAAGGAAGGACAGGCAGTTGGATTCTCATTACAGGACAATCCTGGTCAGCTATATACCGGTAAGGTGCATTTAGTGGGTAAGGCGGTATCCGAAGAGGACCGGAGCATAGCGGTGCATGTACACCTTGATGATGAGGAAGCTTATCGGAATTTTGTTCCAGGTATGTATGCAGAAGCCAAGGTCCAAATAGATGCTATTGATGAAAAAGCCTTGCCGGAAACAGCTATTGTTCAAAAGGGGGAGAAGTATTTTGTGCTGCTTCAAATGGCCGAATCCAATGGGGAAACTAAGTTCATGGAGAAATTGGTGATTCCTGGACAAAAAGAAGCTGGCTATATAGCAGTGAAAAATGCGGGGGATTTTAAGGAAGGCTCCGTGTTTTTGACAAAGGGGGCCTTTAATTTGATTAAAGAATAG